GTGTGTTTTTTTCTTAGCTGTTTAcattcacttaagacataacaggGCAAATGTATGATGTTACTCATTTTGACATCATTTTATAGGAAATGCAACACGTGAACAAGAATTAAGTTAATTAATTGCGCATAGCCTGAAATACATATTTCTGAGTGTGCACTCTGGATGTGTGGCATCCAAACAATGACTGCAAACTGTCCGAGTGTCGGTTACACTGTCTATGGTCCATCAATCAGCCATTTATCAAAGTTTCTGtgatttttatgttaaaaatgaGGTCAATGTGCATGTAGCAGTTGCTGTTAACTTGCTGATGAGTTGAGAGTAAGAATGTGCTGCCAGCAGTTTTCTATTTACACCTCTGGTTAAGAATCACTTCTACACTGAAATCCTGTGGTGTTCAATGTTAATTTCAAGATAAAAATCCATAAAAATTATTGCTGTTTCATGGCCTTCAATACCATTTCATGTACTTGTATTTCATAAAACATACCTTTTTCTGGTTGCTACCAGAGCACATACAAGGAGAATGAGTAGAACAGCCAAAATTACAAGTAAAATGACCAGCCAATCTGTAatataaaaaatgacattataTTTTCAGATCAAGTAGTAATTAATGCAGTTGTGGAAGTAGTGAGTACAACCAAATGTTctgtaaaatgtaaagtaaaagaAGTAAGccactaaaataaatgtgaactgATTTATTGCCTTCACCTAAGTTATTTTTGATGGGTGCCTGATGCATATTCGGTCTTGTGGCATCTGTATCAGGCTTTATAGGTGTAGACTGTGGATGTTTTGTGTAATCTGTTTCATCAGTCACATCATTCTTTGCAAAACCCTGTGAGGTGTTTACAGACGCAGAACCATTAGTGGGCCAATGGACTGCAGTAGTCGGCTCAGAAGTTGTTGCGTTCTCCAGATGTGTAACTTCAGTTGCATTTTCATGGTCGGTCCTTTCAACACTCGAATGGTCTTCTGTGAAATCAGAGGGAAAAAAGCCTTAAGTGTAACCTATTTTGCTCATAAAAATCTGTAAGGGTGCCATTAATTGTGTCCAGTGTGTTTtagataaaaacatttattttatagtgTAATCTCCACCTCAATGAAAcatattattgtgttttttattcctATTAAAGCTTAAAAGAAGAAATGTATTAAATGattatttaaacattaaatatgttttagcTTTCTGTCAGTAAAAAATTAGTTGCTTGTAGTTCATGGTGCTATAGCTAGGTTTAATTCCCAGTGAATGTAAGTACTGCATAATGCATAGCTTGATGGTACTATGAGTCCCTTTGTATAAATCTTTCGACCACATACGTAATCAAAAATCAAATACCAATGCTGTTatctatttatatatatttctatatgCCCCTATCAACACCTGCACCTGAAGAGATAAATATtgaattttaaattatatttaaaaaaacaacaacaatacacTCATAATAACAAACCATCCATGACATGGCTCGATTTTCAAAAGCTTGCTAGATGTGAACTTTAAATGTTATTGTGAAATAACATACCTGCAGATGCAGAGTCACCATCTGATGTATTTGAACTCGCAGATCCAGGTAAATAAATCCCAGACCTAGCTGAACAGTCTTTCACTGATGAATCTGTAAATAAAACTGGtttcattaataaaatgttaaCTGAACATTTACAAGGTTCATCACATGGTTAGTCACACAAATCAGACCGTTTTTATCGTAACAGAAGGCGTCAGCACGACGAGTGTTTTCCCAAGTTACAATGCCGATTTGGTTGCCGGCGCAGAGTTTATATGGCCTGTGACGGAGGATCaccggctgactgttatttatCCAGCCGTACCTACAGAGAAAAGTTTTCAAATATGACAATAAAATCAATGCTCACAGTATACTGTACATGATAATACTAAATAAAAAGGCTCTAGATATGATTGGATGGACTTGTAGATGAATAACTAATGTCTAACCTGCACGTCTGCAGTCCTGCATTATAAGCTCTCTGCAGCTGGTCCATTGGTGCTATTGTAGCTGACAGGTGTTCACACAACCTCTTGGCATCTTCATACGTCAGATTGTAGCGAGCTCTTCCCTCCACATGAAACACTCCCATATAACTGCAGCTACGTGACGTCACTACCGGCAGACaaacatattaa
The DNA window shown above is from Paramisgurnus dabryanus chromosome 23, PD_genome_1.1, whole genome shotgun sequence and carries:
- the cd44b gene encoding uncharacterized protein cd44b, which encodes MCMIFLGIVFGLLSLSSSDNLTVTSRSCSYMGVFHVEGRARYNLTYEDAKRLCEHLSATIAPMDQLQRAYNAGLQTCRYGWINNSQPVILRHRPYKLCAGNQIGIVTWENTRRADAFCYDKNDSSVKDCSARSGIYLPGSASSNTSDGDSASAEDHSSVERTDHENATEVTHLENATTSEPTTAVHWPTNGSASVNTSQGFAKNDVTDETDYTKHPQSTPIKPDTDATRPNMHQAPIKNNLDWLVILLVILAVLLILLVCALVATRKRWCGKKRTLIITKKSSSDQNARSASFTQQQEMTTLMNTEKKTSE